In the Triplophysa dalaica isolate WHDGS20190420 chromosome 8, ASM1584641v1, whole genome shotgun sequence genome, ttatttcaggACAACAGGATTGAAGTATTTAGCCTCCCTACTAAAACATTGACTGAACGTTTTATTATGAACATTAGAAACTAttcttcatgttttattgtcattttacaatatttgtttcCAAGACAAGCAAAAgacaagtaaaaaatatgtatcATTGTGTGGAGGGCGGGGCTAATATGTGTATGGGGCGTGGTCAGAGGTGTGTTTTGttccttcttttttgtttttggccAGTCACATGCCTGATATTACTATTGTAATAAAACATGGGTAACACGGAACAATAAAAAGTGGGTAAACTATTTTCTGGTTTAGAAAACGAGAAGACCTTGAGCTTCTACCGAGTAAAGTGAGGGAAGAGCTGATTATCATAATTTCTAAAACGAAACTAGCCAGCAGAGTTATGGCAGCTTCAGTAAAGGATCATGTTATGCACAAGCCCAGTGCTTGTCTGAACTGTGGGAGGAAGTAGAAAAAAGGAGGACATCAAGCACTTCCATGACCTAACATCCCAAGCAAACCACTCTCTCGATATGGAGTTGGATATGCACTGTCATGCTCAGAGAGTTAACAATTTCCAGAATGACCAAGAACGATTGGATGAGGAATCGGAGGCTGGAGAAAATTTCTGTGATGCTGATCAGGAAACCATGCCAGAATACTACAGTTTCTTGTGGCGAACCGTTCTAACCACGGTCTGGAACAGTTACAGTTATGTTTCCTTTTGAGCATAATTTGGCGTGGTATGATTTGCAAACCGTTCTCACGCTAGAATAACTGCTGATAGAGTGTTTGTAGTGATGTCACCATTTAGGGTTCGTCACTTGTCAGGTGCCTAGATACCAGTTTCTCTCTGTACCTGCTGGCCAGTGACAAAACGGCGCaatgtatttcatttcaatggagagccTGCGACTTCCGAAACGATCAACTGTGACTGGCCAGCGTCTAGCGACGTGACAAATTTTAGAATTGCTCAACTTAATACAAAGGACAAGCGACTCTCGGGAAAGACTAACAATAGGAGTAAAGTAGCGGAGCTCATGTCATCCTTCTCCAGTCAGTTGCTgcagggtttgtttataaatgtaacttgAGTAACCAAATCTAGGAACTCCAGCAACAAAATCTAGGAACTCCTTCTAGCGGCCTCATAGCAAGAGACTAGCGACATCCATCAGAGGTCGCTGGCGGTGTGTATGCAGTGTTCAGCAATAAGTATGATGAACAAGTCCTTATAAGATTTTGTTCTAGATTTAATGAAGCTAcgtattttaaagtgtttgttcAGAAGCATCTAATAGAGTCTTTCTGTCTTCACAGGCCTAGTCCTGGTGGTGATCTTTGCAGGAATGTTGGCGGGTGTGACTGTGCCCAGCGGGTGAAACGGGCAGAGCTGCGTCTTCTTGGTCTTCAGTACATCATGTGCCAACAGCACTGCTGGAGACGCTATTTTACCTCCCCACTGGGTGAAAGTGCTCCTCAGGGGTAAACGTCTGCTTAAATATTCATCCACTTTAAGGAAATCATTACCAGTCGAAATTGATGACGTGAGGTTTTTGATTACTACCCTGAAACTTAAACgttcaatgtgtaatttttttgtcatctattgacagaaatgcaatataatatattaggGGTGTGACAGACACTTATCTCACAAGACGAGACACGAGACTGGGTTCACGAGAAATCCttaattatgaaatatataggGAGAACTTGTCTTCAAAATcaaaaaatcattcaaaatcaCCTGCATTAAGGTAACTGTatattaaaagaataaatgcaaatgattttcAAGGTTGAGTTATTTATCCAAGAATATATATTTCATCTGTCTTAATgatattacatttatgcatgtggcggaggcttttatccaaagcgatttacataaagcattgtcctatacatttatacatgggtatgtgcaattccttgggatcgaacccacgaccttgcgttgttgacgcaatgctcttaccactgagctacaggaaagctttgttTGTTGACAACATACACATTGCTAGTCATACATCTATTGTTTTCTAGCACATGGATTTCGGATATGTAATATAAGTACTGTAAACCCCATCATAAcctcatatttattttaccccattgctgttataaaagcatttaatgattaataaggACACTTGACAGGATTAGAATTGGTGTAACAAATTAACGCGCAAAcagggacttttattttaatgtaacctttaatttaacatttgatACAACACTTATAATGCAACCGCTAAGAAAATTAGAAATTTACCGCTTGAACTTGTTCAAATAAATCTGGATGTTTCCTCCAGATTTCTTCGTAATATAGCTTAAATCtgaagtatttctgtgctcatcTCTTGTGGATCGGAGCCGCGCAAATCCCCTCATCACATTTTATTGCATCTTTAAAAAGTTTCCAACTGGCAACCTGTCAGACAGCGCAGCAGTACCCGGATGACTCAGTACGTCGGTGGTAGTGGGTCTTATGAAAATTAAGGAAACCGGCAACTAACCGGAGTATTGGTACTTTTGACAACactaaaatatacataactatatcttcataggtgtataaactccttacataatgaagcgttatatttttattaccttaagcCTGGCTCGGattacaggagttttaaaatcctgacagattttaaattctGGTTGCATcacacacataaggagaatccTGACAGATTctcttattttaaatcttaaacctggctcagactacaggagttttaaaaatCTGCTTGCAGCACACACATAAAAAGAATCTTggcagattattttatttaaattcttaaacAACCCCACACTCATCAGTGTACAACTAAATATATACtacacatattttacatatcCATAGGGTCTTACAAAGCAATTTTGTAAAAGGAGCTAATAGTATCCGTTTTAATGGGTTAACTATTTTTAGATGTAAAAATCTACGTTTGAATCTCTTTTAaagcactacaaaaataggtttgcccTATGTAAACTTGCATTTCTGAAAAACTGGggggtaaagttgtgtttataaataagactaaagaaaaataaaaattgattggaagtttttttatttcataattgtaCATAAAAAGACATTCTAAGACACCCAACTACAAGATAATATTTAGATTATCATACCAGAGGACGTCTCTTACGTCATCTCACTgggaaacagaagtaaacaaaggGATGTCGCAGTTAATTTCATGGATTCGTGAAAAAAGTAAACAGGTCTAGAGTGTGTAACCGTACAGTTTTAACTGTACTACGGTGTATCCACGTTGAAAAGGAAATGTTTCTGTAGCAAGGTGTGTAACATTAAATCCTGTAATGCAGTGTCTTTGTCATGCTCTGaatgattctctgtctgtcagtccaaaGCAGCGGGAACTTATTTTATCTAGTGCTTTTTTGCTAGGgctgaagttatgactgtgctTTGGGCGAGCTGCttaagtttaattttaataaataacggAAGAAAACAATTTTCGCTGCCGAGAATAAAGATGAATGCCAATGTGATTAGAAGATACagtattaaaacaaacacataaactgaTGTTATAAGTGTGCCTATAGCCAAATAACAATCTGTTGAATGAAACCACAAGCTGCGCGTGTTTGCGGTTAATTTACCCGGTACATTTAAAACCGACTCGACTTCTCCCCAGCCCTTTCTGGTTGTGGTATGTTTTTGAGGATACAATATAAAGACGATCATGTTGTTGCCGCAAGTTGTTCCTCCATCTCCACTGTCCAACATACCCTTGCAGGAGCTTTTGCCGTCGACATTTTAAAGGTCTTTCAGTCACCTTGCAGATGTGTCTCTCTTTGTCTGTAGCGAAAGTACCAACGTCATCACCCCGatttaaaatcctaaatatcaaacatgtttgatatgatcggGGCGGCTAAGATTTCTTTCTGAGCAGATCGGGAGGTGTAAGATTTAATCTGTGAACGCCTCACATTACATGATAATCTGGGTCGAACCGATCCAGGTTCCGCACCCGATTTTTCGCAGGAGGGGAAATCTGTGTAAAATCATTCCGAGAATGCTGTAATCTGAGCTAGGCTTTAGAATGAGCAATGATGCAATAGTGCTTTGAAAGCATTTGAATGAGCCactggttgcaattcacaacctcaagGCTAGATCCTGCTAAacttcatacactggacctttaagtcaGTGATGTGCTCCTTTTACACTGTGCTATGCTaaaaacaacatacaaattGTTTATAATTGTGTCTGAGACAATGACAGTTCACCTGCTTTTATGTAAAGTTATATGAAGCATTCTGtctgaatgtttgtttgaataGCAGTTTTTGTATGTTCCTCAGGACTGATCCTCTACCTGACATCATAGCAGAAACTCTGAAGGCACTAGAGAAAGATTACCATGACATGATGAGACAGCTTCTAGCTGGCACTCCCCTAGATGACCTGAAGCCTTTGTCAGTAGAATCTCAAAAGATGATAACTACAGGGACAAACTACAGCCCAACATCGGTATGATGGAACTTAAACATTGGAAGATTGAGAAATATATCTGTGAATGTAGGATGATATTTATAATGTCTCATTGTAGGTGCTTGAGGCCCATTTAGGCTCATTTGACTGTCTAGAAAGGTATGATATCTCAGAGATCTTAGAGATGATTTTcataacattttcataaatgcaCAATATTCTCTTATTTTGTGCAGTACTGTTGCAAATAACCATGCGTTGGATGGAAAAGATAAAAGGACGAGAGCACCTCTGTGTCAGAACACTGAAGACATTCAGGTTATTCACaatttttgcattatttcagaaaaaaaattacactcATGCATTTGCGGGtatgtttggataaaagcctcagGCAAAGAGTTTTTCGTTTGGGGGATCATTGTTCGTCAGAAACGTTGTTGGTCCAGCATCTGGATTTGTTTGGATAACCAGAATCTAGATGATGGCTAACAGtgtcctcttttttttttttggttgttgaGCCAACCAAACATgacattgtcttttttttgtccTTTGGCCAACTACAATCACGCATTGCTGAAAGGAACAAATTCAAAGTGTCATCTTGGATACAGAGAAAATGGcgttgatatttattatttagttcGGCCTTGTGATCAAAACGGCTATTTTGTGAGATACAGTTGCCAGTCTCCCTTTCGAATTTCTTCTTCTAGAGCTCTGCCCCTCTAAGTGAGGAAGGCACTTGGGTGTGATTGATATTCGTCAGAAGTTTCAGTCGCGGAAGCTTTAGTTTACagattataattaataattattttagagaTCGATCAATTTTCTTCATAATACAGTGATATGTTGTCAGGAACCGCGcagattactttttttaatgaaagcccataataacaatttatatatatatataactaaataaagatcatttaagatgtttattatGACTTGGAGCATTGGGATTGCGAGATGAGggcaatgtatttattttttatgaaaatctcaAATTGACCAAAGTCCATATTTTTCATATACTGTTCCATAGGTGTCATGTGGTGCActtgaaaaacattttgcaggCCATTTTGGGCACTGAatactgttatttatttgattattgaGATGACTATTGTGATAGCTAAAGTCAGTCACGTTCAGACTGTGTTTGTCCTTGCTTCAACTGAATAGGATGAACCAAATGTTGACAGCAGCAACAGAGTCGAAACTGCAGTACCTTCTAACAAGCATCATGGAAACTATAGTAAGATTAACTATgatgttgatgttgatgttgatgttAAGGACAAAACACAGGAATTATGAAACAATGTTCTTAATACAATGCTAGGTGCCATAAAGGATCTTAATGGAAGTGAAGCATGGTTTGATGCTGAGGAGGAACTTCAGGATGGAAATATGGAGAAACAGGAGGGGAGAGAAAATATGATACAAAAGATGGAGCAAAAAGGtgttcaatttaaaacaatgataTATTTAACGTGTTTTTTGAAAACCAGTTATGACTTTTAACAGTCTGGGTTAGGTAATCTGTGTGATTTTACTAGATTTGGGGTTGCCATATTCTATGTGGCAGATTATTTTGTGATCATTGATTTCACAGGAACTGATCTGGAGAACTCTCATCATAGCTCCCTTTTGTGCGTTACCTGCTTGCCAAGAAATGTTACTGAGGTAGGGTACCATATATGTGTGAATGTAACAGTTTTTGTTAATGATAGCCTCTAGGGGGCAGCAAAAGACAGTCAATGCTATACTTTTGTAGCAGGAGATGCTGATTTTGTTTGAGAAGTATCATGCCACAGGTGTCAGCATCTCCACTTTCAGCAACAATATCAGGTAAGagttctcttttattttttgtaaattgctAAATTAATGCCATTGTATCCTAAAACTAAATCGTTTCAGAATATTACCCCACAACCTCAATGCAAGCTTATGCACATGTATTTCTGTGCAGATTTTGTATTCTATATTGTACGGTGTGTAAAGGAAATATATATCTTGCACCCTTTAGCTATTTGTGTTATTCACAATTTGTAATCATATATTTGCCGGATTATCCTGAGATGTGACGTATATCAAAAACACGTTGCTCTCaactaaaaaaatctttgtaaaaTCAACTGTGTGACTATGTATTGTGTGTAGTTTATAAAAACCAGCAGTCCAACAAGTTTTGAATTGGACATTAAAGGTGTAATTCTTGATTAACTGTTATGTTTACAATCAACTTGCACtcttaaaatgtacatttaagaaTGAAAAGCTGGAACCACACCCAAACTGTCAAAGATGTAATAATAAATTGAGAGCAATGGatgtaattattatatattttgtattaatttagAATACGGAAGTTTGTTAGTAAATCACTATTGAACTTTTATCATGTCTTTGCCTTTTTAGGGCTGCTATTGTTGACCTCAACAGCGCCAATGATGCCAAGGCAGCTGTTAAAGATCTAAATGGGTGCACCCTCCAAGGACACACACTTTGTGTACAGCAACTGTGTGGGCCTACCTCAGCTCATCCCAAGTTAAATGATCAGCCTCACGACACTGTTGAAACCATTAAAACAGAAGCGAATAGACAGAGAACCAAGGGGGCATCAGCTAGAGTTAGTATGAAGTATTAGACTTTTCAAAAGTAACGTTACATATTTTTGACATTGAATTGTTACAATTCTGTTCTGACCATTAATCATTTATATTCTTTGTCTTAGGGACCACGCTGTAGTGTTGACAGGCTGACCAAAGTGTGTGACTCACCCACGGCCTCAGGTACCTGTGTACCACAGCGCTATGCCGACACGGGAAGCTTTAATACAATCATCTTGCGGCTATTAGAGCGCCATCCAGACGTAGACCGTCAGAAGATTGTTGATGCCATGTTAAAACTGCGGGACATGAATCAAGGCATCCTTAGAGGTTTTACTTTGAACGCTATTGTGGATATGACTTCTAAGCTAATTACACAGGACATTTCCTCTTAGTGTGTTTGAGTTTGTAAAACTTTGAGCAGCTGTTAAGGCCTTGAAAACAGTTACTTGACCAGTATATCTCGTGTTCAGTTGTCAGTTCCTATTTAGGCCTGTTTGTAAGTTTCTTTTAATGTTATACACAGTTGTTTGGTAGTACTTATTTTAGTGAATTCAAATCTTGAATACCGAGGAAcaggcttttttttaaatacagatttGGTTCgtgactttttttgttttcagcagTCTTcaagttgttaaaaaaatggTAAAGGTTtgcttgtgttgtttaaataaaatagattttccTTGTTTCCTAGCATTATTTAATAAGTGGAAGCTTAGACACTGTGGAGAGTTGCACATTGTTGAATGTAAAATCAGAGTTATATAAATGTCATATACAAAAGGTTGGAGGTCAGGTTGATGGAGTTCAGGGGGTGACTACAATGTTGAGGATTTCCATCTTTATCCACGTAATAGCCTCAAATTTAATACACATATAATATGATTTTCTGCTTTGattgataaaaattaaaagtaATGTTCCCCAATGCGGTCTTCCCTGGAGAATCTGGCTTAACtatgtctacaccggatgcagCGCGATGTGACTCGACACAAGGCTTATGGGATTGTAGTGGCGCAAGGCGCAGCATTCGTTGTGGaccaaatttaaaatgtgttctagTGCATTCCATTGTCGCGACGTGCCACGTCCGGTGTGGACATGGGGCATGTTCAAGCGCAAACCGGTACACAACGTTTTTCTACGGTTTCCGGGTTAAACGACATGTTTCCTGAAAACGTTATGCAACGTGGTTTGAGATgcgttttctcttgtttggtgggtgtgtTAAAAATGTCAGCCCAATCACCAGCAACATATATATAACCCACGCGGTATTAATGAAACAGCTCGCACATGGGTCCAAGTAAAGTATACacaacaattgaagatattagaagagatGTATTTTGTGGCATTCAACACGTATTTATTCCGATTTCATCAGGCTccgaaaattcttcaaaaagaacacaagaaTGGCCTTCTCAGCTGCAGTAGTACAACTCTTGCGTCATCACAAGATGGTGTTCAACCGCACCAccgtttccatttaaaaaacgttttgtcgGGGCTGAACACAGACAGCAATTTCCGGCACTCGTTGGACCGGTTTCATAGACTATACTGAGCCTGGAATATGTATAAGTTAATTAAGACTATTCAAGTCGCTTTCATTAAAATGCCGTCTAATAGAAACCTTAGTGATGTGcgtcttgagacaaaacaatgacactgaaATAGTTTAATTTCAGTTGAGACCGCACAAAATTTATtgtagtctgggactagtcttcagccttgtctgtgaaacctgtGTTATGTATATCAGACTGTTGTGTGCGCAAGTATTCTGCTAACAACAAATGGTCTTGTTGTAGACGGACAACCAACTCATCATTGCTAAAAACCAACAAATGTCTCTCAGGCAAGAGAAGCGCTTCCTCTTGCACCTCTTTCTTTCTATGGGACATGTGGCTGTGTTATTAGTGCTGGTCACGTGACAGCCGATTCCGCTGCTTGAATTTGGCCTGGAAAACCACGGTCGCATTTCATAGATAGACAGACATTTCACTGGCTTATACAAATTTACTTATTAATCAGGTTAAAGAACTAGTCTGAAATTTTCTAACCAAACATAAAAAGTGTCGTGGAACCGCCTCCATTCTGCGTTTTTATATTACCAATCATATATCAACAAGCCCTGTATTTTCGCCAAATTATTTGATATAAACAAAAAGATATGAGTGTCCAATCGGATGTTCGGAAGTAACTATTAGAACTAGCCAATCCTGGCTCGAGACGTCCAGCCAATCCTGGTGAAAGAGACGTCCAGCATATCCAAGTATGGGCGGAGTTTAAAGTAAAGTGAGGGTCGCGGCAGGCACCCTTTACTGAATTTCCATGCTAAAAAACAACTGGAggatttattttaactgtttataaatgacataaaactGAAAAGCAAAATGCCTCCTGTTGATGATGGAAGTCGTGGTGGATGCAATTCAGTCTGAACTACTGCAACAGACAACAACCAGAGTGACGTTACGACAGTAAAAAAAACCTCAAGTGCGGATTATTGTTCCGAGTTGGTGCGGATTCACTCGTATGTTTACCAGATTCAGGAGACATTCACTTCAGTCATGTATGTACCGCTGCAAAGTGGGTGAGATGGGCAGAGAGAAGAACGGGCAAGGAGTAAGGATTGCCATTAAGAATACATTGAGAGGTTTCTTGATGTTTGGATAAAACCTTTACGTTGAGCGGGATTGTTGGTTTTTGCGAGGAAGGAAGGATGTGGAAACTTTGCCCATTCACACGTCATCCAGCTCTTCTAGCTTGCATAGTCatggtaatatttatttacaatgtcaaaggtaagtacacacacactcacttcaGTTTACACACTCGTTCGTGCAATGCTTAGCGGAGACACTGGCACATCTGTATTTGACTTTAAAAAGCGCATTTCCTTATTCTATTAAGATCAAAAGTAACTCTTTATGTCAAACGAACAGATGTGAAATTTTCACCCACATTTTGTCTATGCTCGTGCTTTTCTGATTTGATACTTTATCGTGTCACAAAGTGTCGTCCTCTCTAGAATGTAGATGGCTAAATGTGAATGAAGTTCAGTCTTGCATAACTTTTGCATAAATCTGTATACCATAACTCTTGATTTGATCTGTTTTGAATGTTCTCCCATTTTTTAGGTCTTAATGTGTGTATGAGCGGTAGTGCCACATCTTGTGAGGAATGTCTTCTTATTCACCCGAGCTGCGCCTGGTGCGCGCAAGAGGTGTGTGCACGCGCTTGTCTGATATTAGTCGTTTCAAACATACTAAACTGTCAACCCAGACAGCACAGTTTTAGACATCATATGCGTGTTCAATTGCTGTCTAGGTCGACAGTCCATTAAATCTCTAGTTAGTCATTCTAATACACTTTAATAAACTGGAGCTGGATGTCGACAGATTGCTGAAAGCTTTTTTCCTGATTCAGGACTTTGGACAAGCGAGAACCTTCACCTCACGATGTGACTTTAGCCAGAATTTACTCAAAAGAAGGTGTGATGCACCTTTCATAGAGAATCCGAAGAGTAGCAAAACTCTCCTGAAG is a window encoding:
- the rbm44 gene encoding RNA-binding protein 44 isoform X6, with product MSSNHKSWYPTLSDVSQCQNCGYSFQCGTKKCYRCGVHVQISAQEDSILENENDLELLPSNVREELNIITSKNETSQQSYGSFSNGSCNAQAQCLSELWEEVEKREDIKHFHDLTSQANHSLDMELDMQCHAQRVNNFQNDQDRLDEESEAGENFCDADQETKPEYYSFSSTSLNHTEWSDGSQHMESGFNDSIMATKGSTELSDVHSETTMASAVDSFSRLGQSFELANEPGDHVEYLLNKEPPRSFVNQIVDACGDFRACFTSTRATEVCQNLQTKACQSVATDTDSLPVSSKKDTHVATSTSDKSIVTEVYMADLEFLTEEFIKLKETEKELKQLKERKSRPSPGGDLCRNVGGCDCAQRVKRAELRLLGLQYIMCQQHCWRRYFTSPLGESAPQGTDPLPDIIAETLKALEKDYHDMMRQLLAGTPLDDLKPLSVESQKMITTGTNYSPTSVLEAHLGSFDCLESTVANNHALDGKDKRTRAPLCQNTEDIQDEPNVDSSNRVETAVPSNKHHGNYSAIKDLNGSEAWFDAEEELQDGNMEKQEGRENMIQKMEQKGTDLENSHHSSLLCVTCLPRNVTEQEMLILFEKYHATGVSISTFSNNIRAAIVDLNSANDAKAAVKDLNGCTLQGHTLCVQQLCGPTSAHPKLNDQPHDTVETIKTEANRQRTKGASARGPRCSVDRLTKVCDSPTASGTCVPQRYADTGSFNTIILRLLERHPDVDRQKIVDAMLKLRDMNQGILRGFTLNAIVDMTSKLITQDISS